The following proteins are co-located in the Silene latifolia isolate original U9 population chromosome 1, ASM4854445v1, whole genome shotgun sequence genome:
- the LOC141658702 gene encoding uncharacterized protein LOC141658702, whose amino-acid sequence MNVTIPFLDMITEIPSYGKFLKDLITMKKKNGEVQTINLSKECSAILTHTNKLTNKLEDSGSLSIPCSIQEVAIKRALCDLGASVSLMPLSIFKRLDLGDLKPTRVSLQLADRSVKFPIGVIEDVPLVVEKLIIPCDFFAMDMPEDYNVPIILGRPCRATGGAMIDVKSGKLSLQVGEDKVEFELTKSMEAPSLGDTCCIVDIIENPMEEHDPRASSMDPLETCLVNGYEVDDKDVETLAYVWMLDSALIHEKDPKFEMLEVGKKEESFTPPPTVELKPLPPSLRYEFLGDNSTFPVIINSELDDTQTSKLLSLLKRFKGVPGYTIGDLKGISPSLCTHRILLENEDASSI is encoded by the coding sequence ATGAATGTCACGATTCCTTTCCTTGATATGATTACCGAAATTCCATCATATGGTAAGTTTCTTAAGGATCTTATCACTATGAAAAAGAAGAATGGAGAGGTGCAAACCATCAACCTCTCTAAGGAGTGTAGTGCTATTCTTACTCACACCAACAAGCTTACAAATAAGCTAGAAGATTCGGGTAGCCTCTCAATTCCATGTTCTATCCAAGAAGTGGCTATTAAAAGAGCATTGTGTGACTTGGGGGCTAGTGTGAGCCTCATGCCACTTTCAATCTTCAAGAGGCTTGATTTGGGAGATTTGAAGCCAACTAGAGTTTCACTTCAACTAGCCGATCGATCGGTTAAATTTCCCATTGGTGTAATCGAAGATGTACCCTTGGTTGTTGAGAAGCTAATTATACCATGTGATTTCTTTGCCATGGATATGCCCGAGGACTACAATGTGCCAATTATCTTGGGGCGACCTTGTCGTGCCACCGGTGGCGCTATGATTGATGTGAAGAGTGGCAAGTTATCTTTGCAAGTGGGTGAAGATAAAGTGGAATTTGAACTCACCAAGTCTATGGAAGCTCCATCTTTAGGTGACACTTGTTGCATTGTGGACATTATAGAGAATCCCATGGAGGAGCATGACCCAAGAGCTTCCTCTATGGATCCTTTGGAAACTTGTCTTGTTAATGGGTATGAAGTTGATGACAAAGATGTTGAAACTCTTGCTTATGTGTGGATGTTGGACTCCGCTCTAATTCATGAGAAAGATCCCAAGTTTGAGATGTTGGAAGTTGGTAAGAAGGAGGAGAGTTTCACGCCTCCTCCTACGGTTGAACTTAAACCTCTTCCCCCTTCTTTGAGATATGAATTTCTTGGTGATAATTCCACTTTTCCCGTCATCATCAATAGTGAACTTGATGACACCCAAACCTCAAAACTACTTTCTTTGCTAAAAAGGTTTAAGGGTGTCCCTGGGTACACAATTGGTGACCTCAAAGGGATTAGTCCCTCTTTGTGCACTCATAGAATTTTGCTTGAAAATGAGGATGCTTCCTCCATTTAG